The DNA window CTTTAGATTATATAAGAGATCaattaaaacaaataaaacTAATAAAAGATGAAATAATCAAGgagaaattaaaaaaaatcaaatacctaaaaaagaaaaataaagataaaaataaaaaggacCATAATGATATTAAAGACGAAATCgaaaaattagaaaaagaaatattgGATACCAAAACATTATGCGaagattatataaaaaatgaattaaaagaaatctcattattaaaagatCAAATTGTTAAGgataaaatagaaaaatacCACTGGAACAGAGGTAAATTAATAGACTATGAACTAAAAAAACTTTTCTTagaacaagaaaaaaaaaaattactaGAATCATATGAACAATATCAAAAGGAagaacaagaaaaaaaaaaactgaaggaaaaaattttgaaagaaaaattaattaaaagaaaattgaaaattgaaaaattcaaaaatgaaagtattatatataaattatttttagaaataaagaattatttggttgaatatataaatgatggTCCAGATGTAGAATTAACATGTgcaaaatattttcaagatttatttaaaaagaaaaaaggtaaaagaaaaacattTTTCGAATTATGGAGTTCattttatgaaataataGAAGAGAAAGTTGATAAATATCAAATTGGAGGTTATACTATAGGATTAGGAATAATAGCAGCAATAGGGAAATCCATACATTCTATTGTAGCATCACCTATGGTTTGTATCAAGGCATCTGCACTTTCTGCACAATTAGCTGCAGAAGCATCTTCAGGATCACATGTTATTGCCAGCTGTTGCAAACTTAAAACATTACAAGCCGCTTGCGCTGCGACTGTCTCCCCTGATCCTGCAACTAAATTTGTagcaataataataattgttattcttattatagtacttatgatatatttatattttttaattgaAAAATCGGGAATATTAGAAAACGAGCACGTCCAAAAAGTATTATCCAAATTAGGagattattataattcacaacaagttttatatattatttgaaatataaacatttatatttatatatatgttccATAGAATACAAATtaatgtataataaaatgaattaccgttttttattttgctatattttccatatatatatatatatatatatataataatttgtaatattttaatttaattttattttttttggtgttataaatattttgtttcCTTTGTATATTAATAAACATGTACacaatttatttatatttatatttattatttttaaataatatatatattatatatatatcaaaattaACTCATGTCTTTTcacatacatacatatatatatatatatatatatatatttatttacttaTTCACAAAATAACTTGTGTCTATATtcttaaaataaaaattaagaaattatagaaatattaattcatataatatttttatttttttttacctaaatatatcatatttaaaatatgttcTTATTTCAttcaaattaaaaaaaaaaaaaaaaaaaaaaattaaaaattaatggATATAACATCCTTTATGTTTACGacacatttttataattttctttttaattgtTAATACATTTGTAATTTGAATTTTATTAAACctatatttcttttaagatattattttattataatatatatatatataatatacttataattgctaatatatttattatatatattttttttttttttgaataactttttatttatttcctaaaaaattttatgcAGCTTTGCTTTGGTTTTTACccaaaaatataaaaattgaTCTAGttcaattttttaattaattatatatataataatagaaattattaattataattcttataagttataacaaaaaattagttaatttaaaatgtacttcaaattataatatattttaaattatatatatattatatatatatatatatataaaaggaaaaaaaaaaaaaaaatacatatattactataatatatatatatattataaatgaacatatatgacaatatattttatatatatacacatttataaaaagttcaaaaaaataaatataacaataaaatattatataatttatataaatataaacagaaatatatatatatatatatatatatatatatatatatatataatataaacaaacatttaaaattatttaataattttttttttttttttttcatattaaatttctttcaaattaataattatatatatatatattatatataatacttaaaacattttatacatataaatatatatatatataatatatatatatatgtatttatttatttattcatttataaatttacattttaattatataataaaaccCTCTTTATCTTTATCTTAATCTTGAATCATGACTTTACTTTCTTCTTTAACTTTGTCTGATAATTTTCTCCATAATAATCTATTAGCTGCTATAAGCATCTTATATTCAAAAACATCAAATCCTTCACTTAATGCTAAccatattaaaaatactTTTTCAAAATGCTTATCaaaatcattataatataatttaattaatttttcagTATATTTCCATGCTTGTTCAGATTCTTTAGTGGTACGATGAAgtgatttatttttacttgCACAATAACATAATAGCTctctttttatatcatcaaatttttctttttcattttcattaattaaagaatataatttacGTATATATTGAGTATCTGTAAAACCATCTTCTAAATCTATtaatttcttatttaaTTCAACATCCctttcattattatattttccaGGTGCTAAACCAGGTAAATgtaattcatatttatcCCATGTATGTTTTTTTGATAAATCTTGAAAAACAATCTTGTTCttattaaacatattaGGATCTTTAGTTCTCAATTTTCTAGTTAATTTTGAGATTTCTTTTGAAAATTGTGTTGATTTATCTGATGCATGCTTTTTAGCTTCATGTTCATCATACATATCTaaattctttaaaatataatttgcAGTATCCTTACATTCACAACCGAATCCTTTGGTATTACTACTACAAAGcatacaatatatattatcactttcatttcctttattattatcatcatcaaCTGATTCTACTTCTTTCTCTTCTTCCTCTGTAATATCTACTTCACTACCTTCTTTCTCATAATCATCCAACCTTGACGAGGATGTAGATGGTGATCTGGTTGATTTTGATGCTGATGGTGATCTGGTTGATTTTGTTGCTGATGGTGATCTGGTTGTTGAAGCTGTNNNNNNNNNNNNNNNNNNNNNNNNNNNNNNNNNNNNNNNNNNNNNNNNNNNNNNNNNNNNNNNNNNNNNNNNNNNNNNNNNNNNNNNNNNNNNNNNNNNNTCTGATCCATCTGATGCGGTTGATGCAGTTGATGCAGTTGATGCAGTTGATGCGGTTGATGCTGACCTTAATGATGTTGATGTTGATGCTCTTGATGGTGATCGTTTTGTTGTTGATACTGAGGAGCAGCTACAAgattttttataatcatCGTCTGCTTTTTCCTCTGACAAATTTCTATTCAACAAAATATCTCCTCCATTAGAAAAATTGGAATTCtacacataaaaaaaaaaaaaaaaaaaaaaaaaatgaaataaataaaatataaaaatataaaaaaaaatgagtaaaatataaatatattattattattattattattattatacatatatattattatataaaaaatatacaacacatttatatatattatatattgtaataatttataaaaaattttaaaaaataataacacCACTTACATCTAAAGTAAAACttaaaattacaaaaagAAATCCAAAGAAACATAAGTGAAAGAGAGTAATGTTGATACTTCCTAGGTTGcttattatcttcattttttatttcttttttatttttttttaataaaaaaaaaaaaatgtaattttttaattatttataataatacacactaaacaaaatatatatatatatatataatatatatataatatatatttcaaacggattaaaacataaaaaagaagaaaaataaaaacctatataataatatatatataattatatattttttttaattatatataattattctattcttatttaattataatatatataacattatataatttacaatatattaaaatacaatacacataataatatatatatatatgaattaaatattgctactataaaaattaacagatttattattgtatatatataatatattattattccatattaaaataataatatattttttttttgtataacgtcatacatatttttttcttaagcaccaaatatatttaaaaagtgtataaaataaaatgtttattaaaaaataaattatttttctagttttttttttttttttaataataaaataaaaataattaaaaatttgaaattaaaaaatataaaaaaaaaaaaaaataaaaaaaaaaaaaaaataataaaaaaaaaaaaaaaaaaaaaaaaaatttttatttNNNNNNNNNNNNNNNNNNNNNNNNNNNNNNNNNNNNNNNNNNNNNNNNNNNNNNNNNNNNNNNNNNNNNNNNNNNNNNNNNNNNNNNNNNNNNNNNNNNNaaaaaaaaaaaaaaaaaaaaaaaaaaaaaaaaaaaaaaaaaaaaaaaaaaaaaaaaaaaaaaaaaaaaaaaaaaaaaaaaaaaaaaaaaaaaaaaaaaaaaaaaaaaacctGAAAAACGGATAATAACAAACTatttgaataaaaaaaaaaaaaaaaaaaaaattaattttctAGTAAAATAAACTTATGTTgttgtaaaaatatagaaattatctaattcatatatgtatatataatatatatatatatatatatttttttttttttatttatttattatttaaaataataagcaatttataataataatatataatattaaaagcACAACTATATAACACATATGACAAATTAcaacataattatatatatatatatatatataaatatatattatataaaaaaattaacaattgaaatttttaaaacgttacaaaataataaactAGCAAAcacattattttattatctaatcacgtataaaaaataaaataataagaaaataaaataaaaaatacaaaaccgaaacaaattaacaaatataatataattactATGTAATATCAACATGTTGattaaaatttttactATTTTATACAACAGAACACaagaaaggaaaaaaaaaaaaatttatatataagatccgaattattctttttaaataataattaatacataaaaatatatatatatatatatatatatatttttatatattgcAATTTCATACAtcaacaaaaatatattaatacaaataagtatatatatatatatatatatatatatatatatatagttttatatatgtttcaTGTTGgagaataataaatataccaaaatattatggaaaatatatattataggaaattatataaatatatacacatatagatctatgtataaatataaaaaataaataaataatattatacttgttcatatatgtacaagaattaagtatatatttctttaattatccacatatatatataatatccttattttcttttccaTATTGCAATATAATTATCcatcatataataatatacatatatatatatattcaaagaaataatttcaattaacatttaattaaattgacaaccacaaaaaaaaaaaaaaaaaaaaaaaaaaaaatatataagtatatatattatgccccttttttttttcataagtaacattataacataaactttttatttaatattttcgtctcaaatattgtaataatataaccttcaaaaatataatatatgtttacaAACATTTAATACTTTAACTTTTTAtatctaaatatatatatatatataataatatatatgtatattttcatattatacTCTTAAATCTTTACCAAATTATTCATTGTAATGCTAAACATTATTGAAActtaaaaaagataaaaattaattaaaaatataaaaacatatataatatatattgaatcagttaattatttaaaaaatcttagtgaataataatatcaaaaattatttataatataataaaaataaaaatacatatataaaaaaaaaaaaaaactatatatatatatatatatatatatatatatatatatatttatttatttatttaattatatttgaaNNNNNNNNNNNNNNNNNNNNNNNNNNNNNNNNNNNNNNNNNNNNNNNNNNNNNNNNNNNNNNNNNNNNNNNNNNNNNNNNNNNNNNNNNNNNNNNNNNNNaaaaaaatataattttatgtctaaatataatgagtatattatttctcATTATctaaaattttaaaatgtatattgtttatacaaaaatattaaaaaatgaattaaattaataaatggACTTGTCATTTTGATGACAACTTTTATCTTTTGgtatatacaaaaattatataacaaaaaaaaaataaaataaaataaaaaaaaataaaataaataaataaaacaaaaccaataaaataaaataaaataaatagtataaaataaaataaaataaatagtataaaataaaataataataaataatattaataaatcatttCTGAGAAAACCTTTATATATCTTAATATACCTTtcaattattttttatctcATATTCCAATTATTGAACTTCCTTAATATTCATGCATTGACTTGTAATTCTGGTACATTTGGAACTCTTAATTGTTTTAAGTGTGTTTCTTTAACtattttcttatttgtCGGAAAATTACATACAGCATTATTTTGTTCACATTTTAAAACATTTCTTTGTTCAGGTTTTGATATTTTTGATGTTGTTAATTGTTCGTTTGgtttctttttatttttttcttcatttttttcttcattttttttttcattttttacttcattttttgcttcatttttttcttcatttttcCCTTTATTTTCCCCTATATCgttctttttattttccttttcttcCTTTTTGCCACCACTCTTTACACTACTCTTACTATCTGTACTACTTCCTTTTAATTTATCTtcatatttctttttaacttgatctatataaaaagaataatcTTTAAATACATTGAATCTTCTTAATTTAAATGTCGGAGTAAGGTAATTATTCATGTCCCATGTTTTGGAAGTCAAATATATGtcattaataatattatatctgTTCAAATTGGTTTTCTTATATACTTCCATCATCTTCCCCTTTACATAATCAACATAAATAgattcatttaatatttcgtcaattaatttttctgaataattcttttcattaatTCCAGTACCTTCTAACATATTATCTTCTTTTAAACATTTGAACAATAAACTTTTATCAACAGATATAATGGCCAGAGGACCATCCATAGAATCATCACCATAGACAACACaaaaatttacaaaaaGGATCTCAGAATAAAGATTATTTAACATATCGGTCTCTATGTATTCTCCTTGAGATAATTTAACCAAACCCTTTGATCTATCTAAAAATGTTAAAGTACCATCTTCATTAATTTGAAAAACATCACCTGTTTTAAAATAACCATCATCAGTAAATGCATTCTTTGTATATTCCCTTTCTAAAAAGTAACCACTAAACATACAATCACTCTTCACCAATAATTCTCCTTTAGGATATAAATCATTCgctttatatttttcccaagaaattaatttatatcttGTACTAGAAGAAATAGGTCCACCTACATTTTCAGTATTGC is part of the Plasmodium reichenowi strain SY57 chromosome 4, whole genome shotgun sequence genome and encodes:
- a CDS encoding putative exported protein (Plasmodium exported protein, unknown function), giving the protein MIFIYFKILFFSLLLDTFISSHTNIPRTNKNNSQNATANKTPVDTIPDLITLDYIRDQLKQIKLIKDEIIKEKLKKIKYLKKKNKDKNKKDHNDIKDEIEKLEKEILDTKTLCEDYIKNELKEISLLKDQIVKDKIEKYHWNRGKLIDYELKKLFLEQEKKKLLESYEQYQKEEQEKKKLKEKILKEKLIKRKLKIEKFKNESIIYKLFLEIKNYLVEYINDGPDVELTCAKYFQDLFKKKKGKRKTFFELWSSFYEIIEEKVDKYQIGGYTIGLGIIAAIGKSIHSIVASPMVCIKASALSAQLAAEASSGSHVIASCCKLKTLQAACAATVSPDPATKFVAIIIIVILIIVLMIYLYFLIEKSGILENEHVQKVLSKLGDYYNSQQVLYII
- a CDS encoding exported protein (PHISTb) (part of same gene as PRSY57_0004900A~gap found within coding sequence) is translated as TASTTRSPSATKSTRSPSASKSTRSPSTSSSRLDDYEKEGSEVDITEEEEKEVESVDDDNNKGNESDNIYCMLCSSNTKGFGCECKDTANYILKNLDMYDEHEAKKHASDKSTQFSKEISKLTRKLRTKDPNMFNKNKIVFQDLSKKHTWDKYELHLPGLAPGKYNNERDVELNKKLIDLEDGFTDTQYIRKLYSLINENEKEKFDDIKRELLCYCASKNKSLHRTTKESEQAWKYTEKLIKLYYNDFDKHFEKVFLIWLALSEGFDVFEYKMLIAANRLLWRKLSDKVKEESKVMIQD
- a CDS encoding exported protein (PHISTb) (part of same gene as PRSY57_0004900B~gap found within coding sequence); this encodes MKIISNLGSINITLFHLCFFGFLFVILSFTLDNSNFSNGGDILLNRNLSEEKADDDYKKSCSCSSVSTTKRSPSRASTSTSLRSASTASTASTASTASTASDGS